A window from Cryptomeria japonica chromosome 1, Sugi_1.0, whole genome shotgun sequence encodes these proteins:
- the LOC131034175 gene encoding chitinase 1-like: MAKLSSALLLMLFSALGLSGSMGVGVFREYIGALYNGVQFSDMPINSGTQVDFILAFAIDYTASSDPIDGKFNIFWDSENLTPSAVQAIKSQNQNVRVALSLGGDTVGSAYAQFKPTSVSSWVSNAVSSLTDIIQEYHLDGIDIDYEHFDYLYADTFASCIGQLITQLKQNNVISFASIAPFDNEEVQTHYTALWN, encoded by the exons ATGGCCAAGCTTTCCTCAGCCCTTCTGCTAATGCTTTTTTCAGCACTGGGATTATCTGGATCAATGG GTGTGGGCGTGTTCAGAGAATACATAGGAGCGTTGTATAATGGTGTCCAATTTTCAGACATGCCAATAAATTCGGGCACACAGGTCGACTTCATTCTAGCCTTCGCCATCGACTACACCGCATCAAGCGATCCCATAGACGGGAAGTTCAACATTTTCTGGGATAGCGAAAATCTGACCCCGAGTGCCGTGCAGGCCATAAAATCCCAAAACCAGAATGTTAGGGTTGCTCTCAGCTTAGGCGGGGACACCGTTGGAAGCGCCTACGCCCAGTTCAAGCCAACCTCTGTGTCGTCGTGGGTGAGCAACGCCGTTTCTTCTCTCACCGACATAATCCAGGAATACCATCTCGACGGGATTGACATCGACTACGAGCATTTCGACTATTTATATGCCGATACATTTGCTTCCTGTATTGGGCAGCTCATCACACAATTGAAGCAGAACAACGTCATCTCTTTTGCCTCCATCGCTCCCTTCGACAATGAAGAAGTGCAGACCCATTACACTGCTCTCTGGAACTAG